In one Carettochelys insculpta isolate YL-2023 chromosome 6, ASM3395843v1, whole genome shotgun sequence genomic region, the following are encoded:
- the HSD3B7 gene encoding 3 beta-hydroxysteroid dehydrogenase type 7: MEQGQGRQVYLVTGGCGFLGSHLVQMLVERSHNVAEVRVFDLQLDLALGQLGTEKVAVTLIQGDISNPAEVGAAVEGADLVIHAASLVDVWGRVPPQKITEVNVHGTRHVIDACIEHGIQYLIYTSSMEVVGPNTRGDPFYRGNEDSAYEVQHEQPYPLSKAQAERMVVEANGTPLGGSRRLVTCALRPTGIYGEKHPLMKEFYEKGLQTGRRLLRAVPVSTEHGRVYVGNVAWMHMLVARRMQEAPAAIGGQVYFCYDASPYKSYEDFNMEILGPCGFRLLGSRPVLPHWLLHCLALANDLLRRLLRPFFPYAPLLNPYTLAIASTTFTVQTDKAQRHFGYQPLYTWEESRARTVAWIKEVDAQRQVGK, translated from the exons atggagcagggccagggccgcCAGGTGTACCTGGTGACAGGTGGCTGCGGGTTCCTGGGCTCCCACCTGGTGCAGATGCTGGTGGAGCGCTCGCACAACGTGGCTGAGGTGCGCGTCTTCGACCTGcagctggatctggccctggggcagctggggacag AAAAGGTGGCGGTGACGCTGATCCAGGGGGACATCAGTAACCCCGCTGAGGTGGGGGCCGCGGTGGAAGGAGCTGACCTGGTGATCCATGCGGCCAGCCTGGTGGATGTGTGGGGCAGGGTCCCACCCCAGAAGATCACAGAGGTGAACGTGCATG gGACCAGGCACGTGATTGATGCCTGCATCGAGCACGGGATCCAGTACCtgatctacaccagcagcatggAGGTCGTGGGGCCCAACACCAGGGGGGATCCCTTCTACAG GGGAAACGAGGACTCAGCCTACGAGGTCCAGCACGAGCAGCCGTACCCGCTAAGCAAGGCACAGGCCGAGCGCATGGTTGTCGAAGCCAACGGGACGCCG ctggggggcagccggcGGCTGGTGACCTGCGCCCTGCGCCCCACGGGGATCTACGGGGAGAAGCACCCGCTCATGAAGGAATTCTACGAGAAGGGTCTGCAGACGGGACGCCGGCTGCTCCGGGCTGTGCCGGTCAGCACCGAGCACGGCCGGGTCTATGTGG GCAACGTGGCCTGGATGCACATGCTGGTGGCCCGGCGGATGCAGGAGGCCCCGGCGGCCATCGGGGGCCAGGTCTATTTCTGCTACGATGCCTCCCCCTACAAGAGCTACGAGGACTTTAACatggagatcctgggcccctgcGGCTTCCGGCTCCTGGGCTCCCGCCCCGTCCTGCCCCACTGgctcctgcactgcctggcactggcCAATGACCTGCTGCGGCGCCTGCTCCGCCCCTTCTTTCCCTACGCCCCCCTGCTCAACCCCTACACCCTGGCCATAGCCAGCACCACCTTCACCGTGCAGACGGACAAGGCCCAGCGCCACTTCGGCTACCAGCCCCTGTACACCTGGGAAGAGAGCCGGGCCCGCACCGTGGCCTGGATCAAAGAGGTTGATGCCCAGAGACAGGTGGGGAAGtag